A genomic stretch from Falco naumanni isolate bFalNau1 chromosome 4, bFalNau1.pat, whole genome shotgun sequence includes:
- the LOC121086989 gene encoding LOW QUALITY PROTEIN: uncharacterized protein LOC121086989 (The sequence of the model RefSeq protein was modified relative to this genomic sequence to represent the inferred CDS: inserted 2 bases in 1 codon): protein MAGHTQEPVTFEDVAVYLSRAEWEAIAVRQRDLYCSVMLDNYKLLTSLGYPGPKPDILYRIEHGEEPWLCMPHSPVMWDGPDCPSPGYGRDVSWLEEPPLGWWPCAGERCMREEKKTQTPFQGQSESLSEAAGRGAGPVESGEKAQTALCPGERGEDEEEVTASTTQSRGFPLQPVTEQRNKKAHPWEHLDGKPRERFQRSGPKSRCDLGKVTFLQGNRKLSVKELNEIILKDHCYCVRETWLLHCASQLCPVREHSYCRSHEVGVSVFKGHQNHHIQGIAYQGRVKKIDRLTGKARVMLHRLEKRRTQTERIIRKANRILWHYKSFDNKRLKLPQGSSSPACPPEPAAPPAKAEDSPAKGTCEAFCSPANRKAVSPKHQSEGSSLGLSPEALSALAVSFEPPPSNAAAEVKSKVTQPKVPVHHEVQSTLQVQSPCTKQNIEERELVNSNYVSLRDAYKLLMQTVDRLLDSVYQNFELHGXALCKDRWPIIIQIDS from the exons ATGGCGGGGCACACGCAG GAGCCAGTGACCTTTGAGGACGTCGCTGTCTATCTGAGCCGGGCGGAGTGGGAGGCCATTGCAGTGAGACAAAGGGATCTGTACTGCAGCGTCATGCTGGACAACTACAAGCTCTTGACGTCCCTGG GTTATCCAGGCCCAAAACCTGACATTTTGTACCGGATAGAGCATGGGGAAGAGCCGTGGCTCTGCATGCCGCACAGCCCAGTGATGTGGGACGGACCTGACTGCCCCTCTCCAG GGTATGGCAGGGACGTGAGCTGGCTGGAAGAGCCTCCCTTGGGCTGGTGGCCCTGTGCTGGTGAGCGTTGCATGCGGGAGGAGAAGAAGACACAGACACCCTTCCAAG GTCAGAGTGAGTCGCTGTCGGAGGCGGCTGGCAGAGGAGCGGGGCCAGTGGAAAGTGGAGAGAAGGCACAGACAGCGTTGTGtcctggggagagaggagaagatgaagaagaggTCACAGCAAGCACAACCCAGAGCAGAGGATTCCCCCTTCAGCCAGTGACAGAACAGCGGAACAAGAAGGCACATCCTTGGGAGCACCTGGATGGTAAGCCTAGGGAGAGGTTTCAGAGGAGTGGCCCAAAAAGTCGGTGCGACCTGGGAAAAGTGACatttctgcagggaaacaggaaaCTGTCTGTCAAGGAACTGAATGAGATTATTTTGAAAGACCACTGTTACTGTGTGAGGGAGACATGGCTCTTGCATTGCGCCTCACAGCTGTGTCCTGTGAGAGAGCACAGCTACTGCAGAAGCCACGAGGTTGGTGTCTCTGTGTTTAAGGGCCACCAGAACCATCACATACAAGGGATTGCTTATCAGGGTAGAGTTAAAAAAATTGATCGTCTTACCGGTAAGGCTCGGGTCATGCTGCACAGGCTGGAAAAGCGAAGAACCCAAACAGAGCGAATCATCAGGAAAGCCAACAGAATTCTGTGGCATTACAAGTCTTTTGACAACAAGAGGTTGAAGTTGCCTCAAGGCTCCTCTAGCCCCGCCTGTCCACCTGAGCCTGCTGCCCCTCCTGCTAAGGCAGAAGACAGCCCTGCAAAGGGAACATGCGAGGCATTTTGTTCTCCTGCAAATCGGAAAGCTGTGTCCCCCAAGCATCAGAGTGAAGGTAGCTCCCTAGGGCTGTCGCCAGAAGCACTCAGTGCCCTTGCGGTGTCTTTTGAACCCCCACCCTcaaatgcagctgcagaggtgaAGAGCAAAGTGACACAGCCCAAGGTGCCTGTACATCATGAGGTGCAGAGCACACTGCAGGTCCAGAGCCCCTGCACTAAGCAAAACATTGAAGAACGTGAACTAGTGAATTCAAATTATGTATCACTGCGTGATGCATACAAACTATTGATGCAGACTGTTGACCGCTTATTGGACTCTGTATACCAGAACTTTGAGCTTCATGG TGCTCTGTGTAAGGATCGGTGGCCCATCATCATTCAGATCGACAGCTGA